A segment of the Lycium ferocissimum isolate CSIRO_LF1 chromosome 10, AGI_CSIRO_Lferr_CH_V1, whole genome shotgun sequence genome:
tcttctcttcagGTTGAGTTTCTACaactttttcttccttcttttcaacaacaaccacctcTTCTTTGGCTTTTTCCAATTGccccatttctttcttctcagaGTTTTCTTTAACTTCTTCTTCCTTAGCCACAACTTTAGGTGCAATTACCTCCTCCACCTTGGCTGTAACCTCCACTTTTTCATCACTTTTTTTCACAGTTTCTTCATTTTCGGTTGTCTTAACATTTTCTTGAGTTTCAGCCtttgtggaggactcagatttaGAACTCAATGATCTCTTGTTCTTAGGAATGGTGGTGTTTTCTGTTGCAATTGCATGCTTTGATTCCCCACAACCCATCTTTTATTATATAAAGAATTGGAGGAACTTGCACAAGGAAAACAGAGGAAGAAATGGGGTATTGATATTTTTCTgttttcccttttgtttttggattcaaagggaaaaaagaaaagatagtaGAGAAATAGAGGAGAGAAAGATTGATGGAGAATATTATTGGCTCTCTGTTTTCTTGGAGAGGGTGTTGGAGGTTTCTATTATAATTGACAGAGGAGCCGTTTTTTTCGTTGGCTTTTCAAGGTTGAGAATTTGCacagtatttttttaatttttaaaaataattttgttaaattgaaaaaaagatgTCCAATGGTATATTCTCTAGCCAAATTTGCCTCCAACGTTAATCATAAGagagaattcaagattttaagTCAATTATATGcgatttactatatatatacatttttggtttttcttttttcatctatatgtatatggtCCGAATCAAATGTTGTGGGTGCAATCATACCCGCAGTGAATAGCTTAGATAAGTCTATTTGACATACAAGATGTAttatcaatttatgtgacatttttcgcttttcgaaagtcaaacaagaaaatctttgaTTGTGGATTATTCGTACCCCTTATAAATATTTTGCAATTATTGTGacatataatatattgtatgtagtttataaatatgtaaattatttttcaaataacttaaagattgtatgtctGAATTCACAGTCAAAATAGAAAAGTTTGACTCACAAAATCCGAACTGTAGCACACAAATTGAGGCGGGGAGACTACTTAACATTATatcttaatatttttattttacctttttcttcgaATTTCTTATTTAAAAGTACATTTATTTGTAACAATTGTACTTCGAAATTATGGTTATGAATTAAACTAATTAGCACTACTTGTTTTGTTTGAAAGGGCCAATTCATGCATGCAAAGAAAGGGCTGTTGCCGGCCGTTTGAAAGGAAACATAAATTTAGTTTATGAAATTAAAGTTGAAACATCCGCTAAGCATTGTCTGttagccttttcttttttcttctctatAAACCAGTTGTCAATTCTCAACTGCATTTTTCCTATATTATAATTCTGGGTCGTTTCTTTGTCTGTTAAACTGCTGAACACTAAATCTGCTAACCTGCAGTGTCACTTGAAGGTTTGAAGGTCCCTCCAGAGGCTGAATGTTGCGTTCTAAGGAAAATGAGATCATGGGTTTTAATTTAGAAACAAACGAGTCAGATTACTTAGGGGCCGGTTGGGTTTAAGAAATGGGTGGgtctaatttttaaattaaataatatatgtggCAAATCAAAATATGCCACGTGGCTGTTTTTAAGTTGCAAAGTTAAGGCTGTTAGtttgaggggtatttttgagcaaaaaacAAAGGATAATGGTATTTTTAAACCAAAAGGTGGAAGAAGGGTATTTGTGAGTCATTTCCCATacgttaggggtatttttggcccCTTTCCGTTCCTTTTTTGCTccatttgtttcaatttgtttgttttggTTACTATTTGGACAGTCAACATACATCTTCTTTGACCATAATTTTCAAATACCTTTTAactattttgaattgttaacttTTACTATGgtgccgtttggacatggtttaaAATCCTAAATCATGCCTGTTTGGacgatttgggatttcatcccatgttttgaaaccatgagatgaaatcgcatgtccaaacgctgatttcatctcatggtttcaaaccgtcgtttcaaattgcatgtccaaacgcctactatgAGGTGTCGTTtgaacatggtttgaaaccccaaatcatgcctttttggatgagatgaaatcccatgtccaaacgctgatttcaaaGCATGGTTTCAagtcgcatgtccaaacgcctacttataatactttttatgtagtttatAAAGATGTAAATTTTGTTTCATAAAACTTAAAGATTCTATATCCGAATTCACACAGAGCATTAGTTAGTTTGACCCTCGTACTCCCAATCAAGCCAAACACATTGAAACTGAGGGTGTAGTTCATTAGTTTTTcctatgatgatatgatagtaACATGATTTGTTAGGACTATCCGTTTGATTTTTCTCTTAATTAAGCAAATTTAACTTTTCTTTATTAAGAATATGATATGCGCAAATACAATTTTAATGGGACATTTGAGGATTTATTAACTACATTTTATGTGAAGGAACATTAGGGCAATCACTGGAAGATGGAGTCAGTTAAATAAATGATTGGAAAAGCTACATAGTAATTTGATATTGTTGGATTCTCAATGTCAAAAGGTTTGcttcttgtgcatgctctaatcaaaaggtaaaagtattatttttattatatagggaaaatttgataaatttcacattgcatcattattggtttcttaatatgcgtgtttttggctaaggtgacacttattatgggacggagggagtacattttATGTGAAGTAACATTAGGGCAATCACTGGAAGATGGAGTCAGTTAAATAAATCTGAAGATCAAGACTTTAAACGTGAGGATCAACAGTTTCCAAAAGTTTAATTGGCATAACATGAGGTTTTAAAGAACTTGTTCTGGCTAAGAGGTAGAGTTTAAATGTGAAGTTAATTCCAAGAAGAAAATTCGAAG
Coding sequences within it:
- the LOC132032403 gene encoding uncharacterized protein LOC132032403; the encoded protein is MGCGESKHAIATENTTIPKNKRSLSSKSESSTKAETQENVKTTENEETVKKSDEKVEVTAKVEEVIAPKVVAKEEEVKENSEKKEMGQLEKAKEEVVVVEKKEEKVVETQPEEKKKNGNDETTPSVGVAVEEKKESVEEIKAEEKTEETIKPAEEEKEKEKEKEEVTTTCEATDAAKPETAKDATKPETEEKPKEEKATETSAATDSKTD